A genomic region of Persephonella marina EX-H1 contains the following coding sequences:
- a CDS encoding efflux RND transporter permease subunit, which produces MEKFTHFILKNHHTTLSLIIIFSIIGIYGYFHQDRNLFPDADRPQVAVVITQEGSSAKDISENIVIPIEKQLYTIDRLRTVRSSITDGMAVITAEFEYGKDFSEAVTDVSNALSKVKGKLPENIKDPAIYRIFSNTQPVLVYAVYPKDRSISLADVRQLAENQIKDQLLKVEGVENVDIFGGYRKELYIELNSEKLNRLNIPVDLVIRKIRESNITYPAGFIINDEGYFLIKYDGKFRDINRIKDLVIRDNVRLGDIASVRYGYPDNFSLYFGNGKKAVAIAVQRSIDASALDTIHNVKEKVKELEKLYPSLKFEIADTQERIISLSISNMFEALRDAIIFVSIVIFLFLANIRQMIVAALSIPFVYSITIGFMWLFDIQFNIVTLTAVILALGMLIDDAVVVLENIERHLHQLGEDVKTAVLKGTEEVMLAILGGTVATSSVLVPLLFVGDYPEKIFRPLSETLLIALWVSYFVSITFIPLISPYILKKTEGKNIFEKKVYQVVSVLLEPLKNFYTGAVKRAVYGKVHPLVYFIPLIAVLILSVRFVIPVLGNEMMPPMDTGIVKLNVILNSNISPEKVEKITERINRIISSDKNVEKISTAVGSEPGVLSIGSNSPQSVTITVTYNTRFDREKDIWKIQRDLYKKISQLPDIKYVSVFEYGATPMSNIKGTVDIMVSGDDLSRLDSIGNEILRRMENVTGLKSVYKNWDMDKVSYRIVLNSERLEQFGLTPYSFISQISAFVKGANVSLMNIQNENPVGIKLILPEAKRSYIDQLNEYYIDTPKGKVPFSVFAKLEKIVEPTIITRQDLRYTIDIIGFREKGAVTHIAGRTEKALDDLKIPHGYEISDQGEVKQLSDSLGRMFKAVGFGIVLLFFSMVPTFRSFSAPTSIISAIPLAVIGGIWALLLADYHRSLPAMMGLILLSGIIVKNSILLIDFITMHYEKNRDLKKAVLESINIRTRPVLMTAFATSAGMVPIAFAWALGLERLAPLAVVAIGGLIVGTFLTLIFVPLVYYFLRNFTNSSGSSGGEK; this is translated from the coding sequence ATGGAAAAGTTTACACATTTTATTCTGAAAAATCATCATACGACATTATCACTGATAATAATATTCTCGATTATAGGTATATATGGATACTTTCATCAGGACAGAAATCTTTTTCCTGATGCAGACAGACCTCAGGTGGCTGTAGTTATAACACAGGAAGGCTCCTCTGCCAAGGATATATCTGAGAACATTGTTATCCCCATTGAAAAGCAGCTTTACACCATAGACAGACTGAGAACCGTAAGATCATCAATTACTGACGGGATGGCTGTTATAACGGCTGAGTTTGAGTATGGAAAGGATTTCTCAGAGGCGGTAACGGATGTCTCAAATGCACTATCAAAAGTAAAGGGAAAACTTCCAGAAAATATAAAAGATCCCGCTATATACAGGATATTCTCAAACACACAGCCTGTTTTAGTTTATGCTGTATATCCCAAAGACAGATCAATCTCACTTGCGGATGTAAGACAGTTAGCGGAAAACCAGATAAAAGATCAGCTTTTAAAGGTTGAAGGTGTTGAGAATGTTGATATTTTTGGCGGATACAGAAAGGAGCTATACATAGAGCTGAACAGTGAAAAGCTGAACAGACTTAACATCCCGGTTGATCTTGTAATAAGAAAGATAAGGGAGTCGAACATAACATACCCTGCAGGATTTATCATAAATGATGAAGGTTATTTCCTTATAAAGTACGACGGTAAGTTCAGAGATATAAATAGAATCAAAGATCTGGTAATAAGGGATAATGTCAGACTTGGTGATATAGCATCTGTACGGTACGGCTATCCGGACAACTTCTCCTTATATTTTGGAAACGGGAAAAAGGCAGTAGCTATCGCCGTTCAGAGAAGTATAGATGCTTCAGCCCTTGATACTATCCATAATGTAAAAGAAAAAGTAAAGGAGCTTGAGAAGTTATACCCATCTCTAAAATTTGAGATAGCTGACACACAGGAAAGGATCATATCCCTCAGCATATCAAATATGTTTGAGGCTTTAAGGGATGCGATAATCTTTGTCTCAATCGTAATCTTTCTTTTCCTTGCAAATATACGCCAGATGATCGTTGCTGCTTTATCAATACCTTTCGTTTACAGTATAACGATAGGTTTTATGTGGCTTTTTGATATCCAGTTCAATATAGTAACCCTGACAGCTGTTATTCTCGCCCTTGGAATGCTCATAGATGATGCTGTTGTCGTCCTTGAAAATATAGAGAGGCATCTCCACCAGCTAGGTGAGGATGTAAAAACAGCAGTTCTGAAAGGAACTGAAGAGGTCATGCTTGCTATCTTAGGAGGAACTGTTGCCACATCTTCTGTTCTTGTTCCCCTTCTGTTTGTTGGAGATTATCCGGAAAAGATATTCAGACCTCTATCGGAGACATTGCTTATAGCTCTGTGGGTCTCTTACTTTGTTTCTATAACATTTATCCCCCTTATATCCCCGTATATACTCAAAAAAACTGAAGGAAAAAACATATTTGAGAAAAAGGTTTACCAGGTTGTATCAGTATTACTCGAGCCTTTAAAAAATTTTTATACAGGTGCTGTAAAAAGAGCTGTTTATGGAAAGGTTCATCCACTGGTGTACTTTATACCGTTAATAGCTGTTCTTATCTTAAGTGTCAGATTTGTTATACCGGTTCTTGGAAATGAGATGATGCCTCCTATGGATACGGGGATAGTAAAATTGAATGTGATTCTGAACTCAAACATATCTCCAGAAAAGGTTGAAAAGATAACAGAAAGAATAAACAGGATTATATCCTCAGATAAAAACGTAGAAAAGATATCCACAGCTGTAGGATCAGAACCCGGTGTACTATCAATCGGATCAAACTCCCCACAGTCTGTAACGATAACAGTTACATACAACACGAGATTTGACAGGGAAAAGGATATATGGAAGATACAGAGGGATCTTTATAAAAAGATATCACAGTTACCAGATATAAAGTATGTCTCTGTATTTGAGTACGGTGCCACACCAATGTCAAATATAAAAGGTACCGTTGATATCATGGTATCTGGTGATGACCTATCCAGACTTGATTCTATCGGAAATGAGATACTGAGAAGGATGGAAAATGTAACAGGGCTGAAATCTGTATACAAAAACTGGGATATGGACAAGGTATCTTACAGGATTGTTCTGAACAGTGAAAGGCTTGAACAGTTTGGACTCACACCATACAGTTTTATCTCCCAGATATCAGCCTTTGTAAAAGGAGCAAATGTATCACTTATGAACATACAGAATGAGAACCCCGTCGGTATAAAATTAATCCTTCCGGAAGCTAAGAGATCCTACATAGATCAACTCAATGAGTATTATATAGACACACCTAAAGGGAAAGTTCCTTTCTCTGTATTCGCAAAGTTAGAAAAGATTGTTGAACCGACGATAATCACAAGACAGGATCTGAGATATACGATAGATATTATCGGCTTCAGAGAAAAGGGAGCTGTAACACACATTGCAGGAAGAACAGAAAAAGCGTTAGATGATCTTAAAATTCCTCACGGTTATGAGATAAGCGATCAGGGCGAGGTAAAACAGCTGTCTGATTCACTCGGAAGGATGTTTAAAGCTGTCGGGTTCGGTATAGTTCTGCTCTTTTTCTCTATGGTTCCTACATTCAGATCATTCTCAGCACCAACATCAATAATATCAGCAATCCCACTTGCTGTTATAGGTGGAATATGGGCTTTACTACTGGCCGATTACCATAGATCGCTACCAGCTATGATGGGGCTTATACTGCTGTCAGGAATAATAGTAAAGAACTCCATTCTGTTGATAGATTTTATAACCATGCATTATGAAAAAAACAGAGATCTAAAAAAAGCTGTATTAGAGAGTATAAATATAAGGACCAGACCTGTACTTATGACAGCCTTTGCAACATCTGCAGGTATGGTACCTATCGCTTTTGCATGGGCTTTAGGGCTTGAAAGACTTGCCCCTCTTGCCGTTGTGGCAATAGGTGGACTCATTGTGGGAACATTCCTCACACTGATATTCGTTCCTCTTGTTTACTACTTCTTAAGGAATTTTACAAACTCTTCAGGCTCAAGTGGTGGAGAGAAGTAA
- a CDS encoding efflux RND transporter periplasmic adaptor subunit — MRKYIAFFIVFLLIAGGIKILREKRKALENDIKPEPVSVILEGKAVKRGKLEIYRDFTGSVFPEKTVKLSSKITGNILKLNVKEGDTVKKGQTIAVIDTRQIEEDIKSLKKEVEYLRDQIEINREKLKTAKANYKYTKNIYERDRILFENKAIPEEALELSHLKLVKAETDLKVIQKSIDALNKKIESLLSKIKSLEIFAEYGTVRSPVNGQIGRIFLYEGSFAVAGKPVLEVYTGRKILVNIPPDIYNRIDEGYPVKIAFNGRDIKGYISKKYVTSEIKLPQIEIKSDSLGNIPVGVNIPVKIYLETDDGFIVPVNSILDLTGKRYVITEKKGKFIKIPVELKGVYRDKAVVKGDLTEGMVVAVGSDPTLRRALFMGKGKIVTEGKD, encoded by the coding sequence ATGAGGAAATATATAGCGTTCTTTATTGTCTTCCTTTTAATAGCAGGAGGAATAAAGATCCTCAGGGAAAAAAGAAAAGCCCTTGAAAATGATATAAAACCAGAACCTGTTTCTGTTATTCTTGAGGGAAAGGCTGTGAAAAGGGGAAAACTTGAGATTTACAGAGATTTTACAGGCTCCGTCTTTCCCGAGAAGACTGTAAAGCTCTCATCAAAAATAACGGGGAATATCCTGAAACTGAATGTAAAAGAGGGAGATACAGTTAAAAAAGGTCAGACTATAGCCGTCATAGACACAAGACAGATAGAGGAAGATATAAAATCATTGAAAAAAGAGGTTGAGTATCTCCGTGATCAGATTGAGATTAACAGGGAAAAACTGAAAACAGCTAAAGCAAACTACAAATACACAAAAAATATATACGAAAGGGACAGGATACTTTTTGAAAATAAGGCAATACCAGAGGAAGCATTAGAACTTTCACACCTGAAACTTGTAAAAGCAGAAACAGACCTGAAAGTAATCCAGAAAAGTATAGATGCGCTGAACAAAAAGATAGAATCTCTTCTGAGTAAGATAAAATCACTTGAGATATTTGCAGAATACGGAACTGTCAGATCTCCTGTTAATGGTCAGATCGGAAGGATATTCCTTTATGAAGGTAGCTTCGCTGTTGCAGGAAAACCTGTTTTGGAGGTTTACACAGGCAGAAAGATTCTGGTAAACATCCCTCCAGATATATACAACAGAATTGATGAAGGATATCCTGTAAAGATAGCATTTAACGGGAGAGATATAAAAGGATATATATCTAAGAAATATGTAACATCAGAGATAAAACTGCCCCAGATTGAGATAAAGTCAGACAGTCTGGGAAATATTCCTGTTGGAGTTAACATCCCTGTGAAGATCTATTTAGAAACGGATGACGGTTTTATAGTACCTGTCAACTCAATACTTGATCTGACCGGAAAAAGATACGTTATAACAGAGAAAAAAGGAAAATTTATAAAAATACCTGTAGAGCTAAAAGGGGTATACAGGGATAAAGCTGTTGTTAAAGGTGATCTAACTGAAGGAATGGTTGTTGCCGTGGGGTCAGACCCAACACTGAGAAGAGCCTTATTCATGGGAAAAGGAAAAATAGTTACAGAAGGTAAGGATTAG
- a CDS encoding TolC family protein, protein MKRVIALLLIISFSSFGVTLDQLIQQALISSPYLKQKRIKKEIYLEKEKQIRSSRYGKLYIYGGFDHFSEKTNLGFLDPKKGISGMTFANNFYSFGIGYSVPLFTGFRTETDLKISRIGGKIADTEERLTKNQLVYRIKSSYLQILSFEKQKKAVESYISSLKKLKENVIVSVKAGKKAEVDLLKVDYQLKEAETELKKITLKIEDLKYTIKTLVGREDIELDRLSDINKSSPVPEIKGYEDLLYIKKEQLNKIKAKNLIKRQKSAYYPRVDLDLAYSKKYALGESFDFYKISLNIRYTLFDFGRRASAVSEGRKEYLFYSERERSAFLNLKKEINTVLNRIRIYEEEIVSAKKRIEFAKEIERIEKIKYENGVSDIFDLLKAKSDRISAETRYYEAFYKREAEIAYLNYLISEE, encoded by the coding sequence ATGAAAAGAGTAATCGCCTTACTGCTTATTATAAGTTTCTCATCCTTTGGGGTGACCTTAGACCAGCTTATACAGCAGGCTCTAATCAGCAGCCCCTATTTAAAGCAAAAAAGGATAAAAAAAGAGATATACCTGGAGAAAGAAAAACAGATAAGATCCTCAAGATACGGAAAGTTATACATTTATGGAGGTTTTGATCACTTCAGCGAGAAAACAAACCTCGGTTTTTTAGACCCGAAAAAAGGAATATCAGGAATGACTTTTGCCAACAACTTTTACAGTTTTGGTATAGGCTACAGCGTCCCTTTATTTACAGGCTTCAGAACTGAGACAGATCTGAAAATATCACGTATAGGCGGTAAGATAGCAGATACTGAGGAAAGACTCACAAAAAATCAGCTTGTATACCGTATAAAATCATCTTACCTTCAGATACTTTCCTTTGAAAAGCAGAAAAAGGCTGTGGAAAGTTATATCAGTTCCCTTAAAAAGCTGAAAGAAAACGTGATCGTATCTGTAAAAGCCGGAAAGAAAGCTGAGGTTGATCTGCTGAAAGTAGATTACCAGCTAAAAGAGGCCGAAACGGAGCTGAAAAAGATAACACTCAAAATAGAAGATCTGAAATACACAATAAAGACCCTTGTAGGCAGGGAAGACATAGAACTTGATAGACTGAGCGATATAAATAAAAGCAGTCCTGTTCCGGAGATAAAAGGGTATGAAGATCTACTTTATATAAAGAAAGAACAGCTAAATAAAATAAAAGCTAAAAATCTCATAAAGAGGCAGAAATCTGCATACTATCCACGGGTTGATCTTGATCTAGCATACTCAAAAAAGTATGCACTTGGAGAAAGTTTTGATTTCTATAAGATCAGTTTAAATATAAGGTATACCCTGTTTGATTTTGGCAGGAGAGCTTCTGCTGTTTCTGAAGGGAGGAAAGAGTATCTTTTTTACAGTGAGAGGGAGAGATCTGCTTTTTTAAATCTGAAAAAGGAGATAAATACGGTATTAAACAGAATAAGGATCTATGAAGAGGAGATAGTATCAGCCAAAAAAAGGATAGAGTTTGCAAAAGAGATAGAAAGGATAGAAAAGATAAAGTATGAAAACGGTGTATCTGATATATTTGACCTGCTGAAAGCAAAATCAGACAGAATATCAGCAGAGACAAGATACTACGAAGCCTTTTATAAAAGGGAAGCAGAGATTGCATACCTTAACTACTTAATCAGTGAGGAATGA
- a CDS encoding anthranilate synthase component I family protein, whose protein sequence is MKVYLYSERDGWFKDKGVYLFDKPIIKLVYKNGILYIEDRKIKTEKPFLFIEKLIKEKGYYCAGFISYNYGKKIALKKRIPQQDDIKIPDIYGIFFKNYKKISIPELHLKNKIEDVIYRTDRKRYIEKVLKAKDFISRGEIYQVNIAHRVDIKGFFHPETVFFNLINYQPAPYLMLIKDIHFSVVSASMELFLRKEGRRITTKPIKGTRKRGRSPEEDEKLRSELESSEKERAENLMITDLMRNDLGRISEKGSVKVEKLFGIEKYRSVFQMVSTVSSQLKKSISLQEIIDNTFPPGSVTGAPKIRAMEIISQLEDLSRSVYCGATFLIKPDLDFVMSVAIRQSIFKGKRCSIYVGSGIVADSDPEMEYEETIIKLKANIESLR, encoded by the coding sequence ATGAAAGTGTATTTGTACTCTGAAAGGGATGGATGGTTTAAAGATAAGGGAGTATATCTGTTTGATAAACCGATAATAAAACTTGTTTATAAAAATGGAATACTGTACATAGAAGACAGAAAGATTAAAACGGAAAAACCTTTTTTATTTATAGAAAAATTAATAAAGGAAAAAGGATACTACTGTGCTGGTTTTATATCTTACAACTATGGTAAAAAGATAGCTTTAAAAAAAAGAATACCTCAGCAGGACGATATAAAAATTCCTGATATTTACGGGATATTCTTTAAAAATTATAAAAAAATAAGTATTCCTGAACTACATTTAAAAAATAAGATTGAGGATGTAATATACAGAACAGACAGGAAAAGATATATAGAAAAAGTCCTTAAAGCAAAAGATTTTATATCAAGAGGAGAGATATACCAGGTCAATATAGCCCATAGAGTTGATATAAAAGGTTTTTTTCATCCTGAGACCGTATTTTTCAATCTGATAAACTACCAGCCTGCCCCATATCTCATGCTTATAAAGGATATACATTTTTCTGTTGTGTCGGCTTCTATGGAGCTCTTTCTAAGGAAGGAAGGGAGAAGGATCACAACAAAACCTATAAAGGGAACAAGGAAAAGGGGAAGATCCCCTGAAGAGGATGAGAAGCTCAGATCTGAGCTTGAAAGTTCAGAAAAGGAGAGGGCTGAGAATCTCATGATCACAGATCTTATGAGGAATGATCTTGGAAGAATATCAGAAAAGGGATCTGTAAAGGTTGAAAAGCTTTTCGGGATAGAGAAATACAGATCCGTCTTTCAGATGGTATCAACTGTAAGTTCTCAGCTAAAAAAATCCATCTCACTTCAGGAGATAATAGACAACACATTCCCACCGGGATCGGTAACAGGAGCTCCAAAGATAAGAGCTATGGAGATAATATCACAGCTTGAGGATCTGAGCAGATCTGTATACTGTGGTGCCACATTCCTTATAAAACCTGATCTGGATTTTGTTATGAGTGTGGCGATAAGACAGTCTATTTTTAAGGGCAAAAGATGCAGTATATATGTTGGAAGTGGAATTGTTGCTGACTCAGACCCTGAGATGGAGTATGAAGAGACAATCATAAAACTGAAAGCAAATATAGAGTCTCTCAGATAA
- a CDS encoding FliM/FliN family flagellar motor switch protein — protein sequence MNGTVSVDIVADGNLYENGIIIEPFIEEEKEEVPCQKNIPLPVVIRLMSRDIPVSDIDRIGETTEILVSEKEEKDVELLVNGEIIGKGVVFKDSGSLKLKITDLYL from the coding sequence GTGAATGGGACGGTAAGTGTTGATATAGTTGCAGATGGTAACCTTTATGAGAATGGGATTATTATAGAGCCTTTCATTGAAGAGGAAAAGGAGGAGGTTCCCTGTCAGAAGAATATACCACTTCCTGTTGTTATTAGACTGATGAGCAGGGATATTCCTGTTTCAGATATTGATAGAATAGGAGAAACAACGGAGATCCTCGTTTCAGAAAAGGAAGAAAAGGATGTTGAGCTTCTCGTGAATGGAGAGATAATAGGAAAGGGTGTGGTTTTTAAAGATAGCGGTTCTTTAAAACTAAAAATAACTGATCTGTATCTTTAA
- a CDS encoding two-component system sensor histidine kinase NtrB: MEALFFSWIILLIAVYFLNRGIEKHIFLYLSIVPLFLSSISENFYMTAEFKDFFYILFILFVFLFLNNDKPLKFKIPFVVWFLVLGMVSLAGSVYSKDYLTFTVPLAFITLMFRNYRNRLDFLIWTLIVFFNAVLFLALNSFFYYGNLLLPVYILINSISEYTETAEQEKKDYRELVDRAIQSEIQKQYSELDDELKITYKKLKEIFKLSNYTILPIKLEDIAERVVEGLHNLGYSGVIIYIEDNDKEIFKKSGFFPNIKRFRESRFEEIDKIHISEDEKSIFLPMYSDKGKIGILGVYKKERIFPKEIEYLSTYANSVATSIAKTLYFDKINKLQELFGKTFESVDIGIAIVGKDFQVETVNSALEKIVGHKITGDLFENIPELLPLKSEIEEVISKKQPLDTVFSSVSKKGFIYRVKVLPLASTPEEKEHIEKLVIIIEDITEKEKLEAQLLQTEKHAVIGKLAAGLSHDIKNPLTAISAYAFTVKKRGEKLKDKTLINLGEKIENNSRRAEDIINKLLNYAKPSYYKEKKVDLREVLNTSIDFSIPASKRKNIKINKRLEKGVFVYGDPGSLQQVFINLIINAAEAMNYSGNIWISLRKNGNRAVIKIRDSGEGIPDSIKDEIFDPFFTTKEKGTGLGLSVVKRIVNDHRGEIDFESKEGEGTEFIIKLPLAEDE, translated from the coding sequence ATGGAAGCTTTATTTTTTTCCTGGATAATACTTCTTATAGCTGTTTACTTTTTAAACAGAGGGATAGAGAAGCATATATTCCTCTATCTGTCCATAGTTCCCCTTTTTCTGTCCTCTATATCGGAAAATTTCTACATGACAGCGGAGTTTAAAGACTTTTTTTATATACTGTTCATTCTGTTTGTTTTTCTCTTTCTTAACAACGATAAACCTTTAAAATTTAAGATACCTTTTGTTGTATGGTTCCTCGTCCTTGGGATGGTATCTCTTGCAGGATCTGTTTACAGTAAAGATTATCTTACATTTACGGTTCCCCTTGCTTTCATAACACTGATGTTCAGAAATTACAGAAACCGACTTGATTTCCTTATATGGACCTTGATAGTTTTCTTTAATGCTGTCCTTTTCCTTGCATTAAACAGTTTCTTTTACTACGGAAACCTTCTTCTTCCTGTATACATTCTGATAAACAGTATATCCGAGTATACTGAGACAGCAGAACAGGAGAAAAAGGATTACAGAGAGCTTGTTGATAGAGCTATACAGAGTGAGATACAGAAACAGTACTCTGAACTTGATGATGAACTTAAGATAACATACAAGAAGCTAAAAGAGATATTCAAGCTGAGTAACTACACAATACTTCCTATAAAGCTTGAGGATATTGCCGAGAGGGTTGTTGAGGGATTACACAATCTTGGTTACTCAGGTGTTATTATATACATTGAGGATAATGATAAGGAGATATTCAAAAAAAGCGGGTTCTTTCCTAATATTAAAAGATTCCGTGAGAGCAGGTTTGAGGAGATAGATAAGATACATATATCCGAGGATGAAAAATCAATATTTCTTCCAATGTACAGTGATAAAGGTAAGATAGGGATATTAGGTGTTTACAAAAAGGAGAGAATATTTCCCAAAGAGATAGAGTATCTCTCAACATACGCAAACTCCGTTGCAACATCTATAGCGAAAACACTCTACTTTGATAAGATAAACAAACTTCAGGAGCTTTTTGGAAAAACGTTTGAGTCTGTTGATATTGGTATAGCTATCGTTGGTAAAGATTTTCAGGTTGAGACTGTAAACTCTGCGCTTGAGAAGATAGTTGGACATAAGATAACAGGTGATCTGTTTGAGAACATACCTGAACTTCTTCCTTTAAAATCGGAGATAGAAGAAGTTATAAGTAAAAAACAGCCTCTTGATACAGTTTTCTCATCAGTAAGCAAGAAAGGTTTTATATACAGGGTTAAGGTTCTTCCCCTCGCATCAACACCTGAGGAGAAGGAGCATATAGAGAAGCTTGTTATCATTATTGAGGATATAACGGAGAAAGAAAAGTTAGAGGCACAGCTTTTACAGACAGAAAAACATGCTGTTATAGGAAAACTTGCGGCGGGACTGTCCCACGATATAAAAAATCCTCTTACAGCTATCTCCGCTTATGCATTTACAGTTAAGAAAAGGGGAGAAAAGCTAAAAGATAAAACACTTATAAATCTCGGAGAAAAAATAGAAAATAACAGCAGAAGGGCCGAGGATATAATAAACAAACTTTTAAATTATGCCAAACCTTCATACTACAAGGAGAAAAAGGTTGATCTCAGAGAGGTTTTAAATACATCTATAGATTTCTCAATCCCGGCATCAAAGAGAAAAAATATTAAAATAAATAAGAGGCTTGAGAAAGGTGTTTTTGTTTATGGGGATCCTGGATCTCTACAGCAGGTCTTCATAAACCTTATAATAAACGCTGCTGAGGCTATGAATTATTCAGGAAATATATGGATATCGCTGAGAAAAAATGGAAACAGAGCTGTTATAAAGATAAGAGACAGCGGAGAAGGGATACCTGATAGTATTAAGGATGAGATATTTGATCCGTTTTTTACAACGAAGGAAAAGGGAACGGGTCTCGGTCTTTCAGTCGTCAAAAGGATCGTAAATGACCACAGAGGTGAGATAGATTTTGAAAGTAAAGAGGGAGAAGGAACAGAGTTTATAATAAAACTACCTCTTGCAGAGGACGAGTGA
- a CDS encoding sigma-54-dependent transcriptional regulator has product MEKGRILIVDDEVDILQSFQIILEEEGYYVETTDNPREALERLKEKSFDLVMSDMRMPNMTGEEFLIELRKFNKVTSFIVMTAYGTIENAVRCMKEGAFHYISKPIDFNDPGVWKLIQEAVEKSQILQENIRLKTELESLRSDKNPILTKNPQMLQIIEYIKKVAPLDLTVLIYGESGVGKELVAKAIHNLSTRSDKPFIPINCANISPDIMEAEFFGYKKGSFTGATEDRKGIIERANGGTIFLDEIGELPLDIQGKLLRFLQEKEIRRIGDDRAIYVDVRVIAATNRDLQKLVSEGKFREDLFYRIEGLKIYIPPLRERKEDIPVLVKNFIDIFNEKYGGNIKGITSKAMEILLNYDWPGNIRQLENVVNKACVLASDSEYINENHIDPSIKFSIKQEFPLEYSQAKKMHMDRFMKTYLKVLLTMTEGNITQAAKLANIERQSLQKLLKKYNVNPSEFRKIP; this is encoded by the coding sequence ATGGAAAAGGGAAGGATACTTATAGTTGATGATGAGGTGGATATCCTCCAGTCTTTCCAGATAATCCTTGAGGAAGAAGGTTACTATGTGGAAACGACAGATAATCCAAGAGAAGCTCTGGAGAGACTGAAGGAAAAGAGTTTTGACCTTGTTATGTCAGATATGAGAATGCCAAACATGACAGGTGAGGAATTTCTTATAGAGCTGAGAAAGTTCAATAAGGTTACAAGCTTTATCGTTATGACAGCTTACGGAACGATTGAGAATGCTGTCAGATGTATGAAGGAAGGGGCTTTCCACTATATATCAAAACCTATAGATTTTAACGACCCAGGAGTCTGGAAACTGATACAGGAAGCTGTGGAAAAATCTCAGATACTTCAGGAAAATATAAGACTAAAGACAGAGCTTGAGAGTTTAAGATCTGACAAAAACCCGATACTAACAAAAAATCCACAGATGCTTCAGATTATAGAGTATATAAAAAAGGTTGCACCCCTTGATCTTACGGTACTCATATATGGAGAAAGTGGAGTTGGTAAAGAGCTTGTGGCTAAGGCCATTCACAATCTCAGTACGAGAAGTGATAAGCCTTTCATACCAATAAACTGTGCAAATATATCACCTGATATTATGGAAGCTGAGTTTTTTGGTTATAAAAAAGGATCTTTCACAGGTGCAACAGAGGACAGGAAAGGGATAATAGAAAGGGCCAACGGAGGGACGATATTTTTAGATGAGATAGGAGAACTCCCGTTAGATATACAGGGGAAGCTTTTAAGATTTCTTCAGGAAAAAGAGATAAGAAGGATAGGGGACGACAGGGCTATATATGTTGATGTCAGAGTTATAGCGGCAACAAACAGAGATCTACAGAAGCTTGTTTCTGAAGGTAAGTTCAGGGAGGATCTTTTTTACAGGATAGAAGGGCTGAAGATTTATATACCACCTTTAAGGGAGAGAAAGGAGGATATACCGGTTCTTGTTAAGAATTTTATTGATATTTTTAATGAAAAATACGGAGGAAATATAAAAGGGATCACATCAAAGGCTATGGAGATACTCCTGAACTATGACTGGCCGGGGAATATAAGACAGCTTGAGAATGTTGTAAATAAAGCGTGTGTCCTTGCATCGGACAGTGAGTACATAAATGAGAATCATATAGATCCATCCATAAAGTTCAGTATAAAACAGGAGTTTCCACTTGAGTACTCACAGGCAAAAAAGATGCATATGGACAGATTTATGAAAACATACCTTAAGGTTCTCCTTACAATGACTGAAGGAAATATCACACAGGCGGCCAAACTTGCCAATATTGAGAGACAGTCACTCCAGAAACTTCTGAAGAAGTACAATGTTAACCCTTCAGAGTTCAGGAAGATCCCTTGA